A stretch of the uncultured Cohaesibacter sp. genome encodes the following:
- a CDS encoding ribbon-helix-helix domain-containing protein has protein sequence MKKHSVTISGHRTSISLEDEFWSGLKEIATHRKKALADVIRQIDKDRGEHNLSSAIRIAVLDHYKSQIPS, from the coding sequence ATGAAGAAGCACTCCGTCACCATTTCCGGCCATCGCACGTCCATTTCCCTTGAAGATGAATTCTGGTCGGGTCTCAAAGAGATCGCCACGCACCGCAAAAAGGCGCTTGCTGATGTCATCCGGCAGATCGACAAGGATCGGGGCGAGCACAATCTGTCCTCAGCCATCCGCATCGCGGTGCTCGATCATTATAAATCCCAAATTCCGTCTTGA
- the serB gene encoding phosphoserine phosphatase SerB, translating into MSFTLTVISAPAKPAVTTDLVAKIRSVISVDTDFAWLMEGVACDFVIPNHPDYANLQAELRVALHDAGVDMALQPSEGRRKKLLLADMDSTMIQQECIDELADEVGLKDKVSAITARAMRGEIAFDPALKERVSLLKGLDLSVVDQLFAKRITFTPGGKILIQTMKANGAYCALVSGGFTHFTAKVRESLGFDEDRANILLEKDGKLTGEVGMPILGKDAKKQRLHALIAELGITAADSLAVGDGANDLAMIQDAGMGVALHAKPNVAAQAEFVIDHGDLTALLFLQGYKASDFITT; encoded by the coding sequence ATGTCTTTCACTCTGACCGTCATCAGCGCACCGGCAAAGCCTGCCGTCACCACCGACCTTGTGGCCAAGATCCGCTCTGTCATCAGCGTCGATACAGACTTTGCATGGCTTATGGAAGGGGTTGCATGCGATTTTGTCATCCCCAACCATCCCGACTATGCCAATTTGCAGGCAGAATTGCGCGTTGCCTTGCATGATGCGGGCGTCGACATGGCACTGCAGCCGTCCGAAGGCCGCAGGAAAAAGCTGCTGCTGGCCGACATGGATTCCACCATGATCCAGCAGGAATGTATTGACGAGTTGGCCGACGAAGTGGGCCTTAAAGACAAGGTCTCTGCCATAACCGCACGCGCCATGCGCGGTGAAATCGCCTTTGATCCGGCCCTTAAGGAACGCGTCTCCCTGCTCAAAGGGCTTGATCTCAGTGTCGTCGATCAGCTATTTGCCAAACGCATCACCTTCACCCCCGGCGGCAAGATCCTGATCCAGACCATGAAGGCCAATGGCGCCTATTGCGCGCTGGTGTCCGGCGGCTTCACCCATTTCACCGCCAAAGTCCGCGAAAGCCTCGGCTTTGATGAAGACCGTGCCAACATCCTGCTGGAAAAAGACGGCAAACTGACCGGCGAAGTCGGCATGCCGATCCTTGGCAAGGATGCCAAGAAACAGCGGCTGCATGCCTTGATCGCCGAGCTTGGCATCACCGCCGCCGACAGTTTGGCGGTTGGTGACGGTGCCAATGATCTGGCGATGATCCAGGATGCCGGTATGGGCGTCGCGTTGCATGCCAAGCCGAATGTTGCCGCACAGGCCGAATTTGTCATCGACCATGGCGACCTGACCGCCTTGCTGTTCCTGCAAGGCTACAAGGCCTCGGACTTCATCACCACCTGA
- a CDS encoding TfoX/Sxy family protein produces the protein MTEQNRPIAEMKNMGPKSSLWLAEIGIHTESDLRQRGIIDAYIAVKGNNPRTVNLMMLWALQGALMDINCLHLPDEIKAALKQDLIKHE, from the coding sequence ATGACCGAGCAGAACCGTCCCATTGCCGAGATGAAGAATATGGGGCCGAAATCCAGCCTCTGGCTGGCGGAAATTGGCATCCACACCGAAAGTGACCTGCGCCAACGCGGCATCATCGATGCCTATATCGCGGTAAAAGGCAACAATCCACGCACCGTCAACCTGATGATGCTCTGGGCATTGCAAGGGGCGCTGATGGATATCAACTGCCTGCATTTGCCCGACGAGATCAAGGCCGCACTGAAACAAGATCTGATCAAACACGAATAA
- a CDS encoding Do family serine endopeptidase, protein MFVHAFVRKGLRSVAGHLPLLFLAFSLSFFLVVNGVDAAHQTATGPRSVADLADRLMPAVVNISTRSVVDAKSSIPIPKVPDGSPFQEFFDDFFEKNGEGGSRKQSVQSLGSGFLVDPSGLIVTNHHVISDADEITIKLADGSRHEATIVGRDTKTDLALLKIEATEPLPTVQFAFDQDVRVGDWVMAIGNPFGLGSSVSVGIVSARNRDINTGPYDSFIQTDAAINRGNSGGPLFDMYGNVVGVNTAIISPTGASIGLGFAIPADIARQVVAQLKSFGETRRGWLGIRIQQISQDLAEGLGLTQESGVLVSWVNEDGPAQKAGLKPGDVILSYDGKVIGDVRDLTRLVAESAIGDKVDVRLVRKGHEMVLPIEVGHLEAHQRNAPLVKTAPVKQTTLFGMELADLTEAERKKHNLGDQVEGVVVHQVDPDSLAAQKGIVPGMVIVEINQEIVSSPGGVIERVDALKAAGKNTIVLLLARPDGGELVFVPLKLD, encoded by the coding sequence ATGTTTGTTCACGCGTTTGTCCGCAAGGGCCTGAGGTCCGTTGCCGGTCACCTTCCTTTGCTCTTTCTGGCGTTTTCGCTCTCTTTTTTCCTTGTGGTGAATGGCGTTGACGCTGCGCACCAAACCGCAACTGGTCCCCGGTCGGTTGCCGATCTGGCTGACAGGCTGATGCCGGCAGTGGTCAATATATCCACGCGTTCGGTGGTGGATGCCAAATCGAGCATTCCCATCCCGAAGGTGCCGGATGGGTCGCCCTTTCAGGAATTTTTCGATGATTTCTTTGAGAAGAATGGTGAGGGTGGATCGCGCAAGCAAAGCGTTCAGTCGCTGGGGTCCGGTTTCCTTGTGGATCCGTCCGGGCTGATCGTCACCAATCATCACGTCATTTCTGATGCCGATGAAATCACCATCAAGCTGGCGGATGGCTCACGACATGAGGCAACGATTGTTGGCCGTGACACCAAAACCGATTTGGCTTTGCTGAAGATTGAAGCGACCGAGCCGCTGCCGACAGTGCAGTTTGCCTTTGATCAAGATGTACGCGTTGGCGACTGGGTGATGGCAATCGGCAATCCGTTTGGCCTTGGCAGTTCTGTGTCGGTGGGCATTGTCTCGGCCCGCAATCGCGACATCAATACCGGGCCTTATGACAGCTTCATCCAGACCGATGCGGCGATCAATCGGGGCAATTCCGGAGGCCCCTTGTTTGACATGTATGGCAATGTGGTCGGGGTCAATACCGCGATCATTTCGCCGACGGGGGCGTCGATCGGGCTTGGCTTTGCCATTCCTGCGGACATTGCCCGGCAGGTGGTGGCGCAGCTCAAATCCTTTGGCGAGACGCGTCGCGGCTGGCTTGGGATCCGCATCCAGCAGATTTCGCAGGATCTGGCCGAGGGGCTGGGCCTGACGCAGGAGAGCGGGGTTCTGGTCTCATGGGTCAATGAGGATGGACCGGCGCAAAAGGCGGGACTGAAGCCCGGTGACGTCATTCTGTCCTATGATGGCAAGGTCATTGGTGATGTGCGTGATCTGACCCGTCTGGTTGCAGAAAGCGCCATTGGAGATAAGGTCGACGTGCGCCTCGTGCGCAAGGGGCACGAGATGGTTCTGCCCATCGAGGTTGGTCATTTGGAAGCGCACCAGAGAAATGCACCCCTCGTGAAGACGGCTCCGGTGAAGCAGACCACCCTGTTTGGCATGGAATTGGCTGATCTGACCGAGGCCGAGCGCAAGAAGCATAATCTGGGTGATCAGGTGGAAGGCGTGGTGGTGCATCAGGTGGACCCTGACAGCCTTGCGGCGCAAAAGGGTATCGTCCCCGGTATGGTGATTGTGGAAATCAATCAGGAAATCGTCTCCAGCCCCGGCGGGGTGATCGAGCGGGTCGATGCCTTGAAGGCCGCAGGCAAAAACACCATTGTCTTGCTGCTGGCCCGCCCCGATGGGGGCGAGCTGGTGTTTGTGCCACTCAAGCTCGATTAA
- the miaA gene encoding tRNA (adenosine(37)-N6)-dimethylallyltransferase MiaA → MTDGTKISPAPTAVLIAGPTASGKSSLAVRLAEMVDGVIINADSMQIYDEMLILSARPTFEEMGGIEHRLYGYVHPSERYSVGRWLDDAVAAIKDVRASGRCPILVGGTGLYFKALLEGLNAIPEVSDAVRAFWAGELVRLGSPEALHAILADRDPAMAGTLKPADGQRILRALEILDETGKSLLQWQAEDTMRHDISIVEGAMRMVLLPPREQVYGKIETRFDQMVELGGIDEAVHLNALGLSPDLPAMKAIGVAHLNAYAQGVMSYDEAIALCKRDTRRYAKRQMTWIRNQMDKWPHFETADAAIAHFLIELKSQGGKSV, encoded by the coding sequence ATGACAGACGGAACAAAAATCTCTCCTGCACCGACTGCGGTGTTGATAGCCGGGCCAACGGCAAGCGGCAAGTCTTCTCTTGCGGTGCGTCTGGCGGAAATGGTGGACGGGGTGATTATCAACGCCGATTCCATGCAGATTTACGACGAAATGCTGATCCTTTCTGCCCGTCCGACGTTTGAGGAGATGGGAGGGATCGAACATCGGCTCTATGGCTATGTGCATCCATCCGAGCGTTATTCGGTGGGACGCTGGCTCGATGACGCGGTGGCGGCGATCAAGGATGTGCGTGCGAGTGGCCGCTGTCCGATCCTTGTTGGCGGTACGGGGCTTTATTTCAAGGCGTTGCTCGAGGGGCTCAATGCCATTCCCGAAGTGTCTGATGCGGTGCGTGCCTTTTGGGCGGGGGAGTTGGTACGGCTTGGCAGCCCCGAAGCGCTTCATGCCATACTGGCAGACCGCGATCCGGCGATGGCAGGAACCCTGAAACCGGCCGACGGGCAGCGGATATTGCGGGCCTTGGAAATTCTCGATGAAACCGGCAAGTCTTTGCTGCAATGGCAGGCCGAGGATACCATGCGGCATGACATCTCGATTGTAGAGGGTGCAATGCGGATGGTTCTGTTGCCGCCGCGTGAACAGGTCTATGGCAAGATCGAGACGCGCTTTGACCAGATGGTCGAGCTTGGTGGCATAGATGAAGCTGTGCATCTGAATGCGCTTGGCTTGTCGCCGGATCTGCCTGCCATGAAGGCGATCGGGGTGGCGCATCTTAATGCATATGCACAAGGGGTGATGAGCTATGACGAGGCCATTGCCTTGTGCAAGCGCGATACCCGCCGCTATGCCAAGCGGCAAATGACATGGATCCGCAATCAAATGGACAAATGGCCGCATTTCGAGACTGCAGATGCCGCGATTGCGCATTTTTTGATAGAATTGAAAAGCCAAGGCGGGAAAAGTGTGTAG
- a CDS encoding LysE family translocator, with product MTYETLFPLAIYAFSASITPGPNNLMLMSSGANFGLTRTLPHLAGIACGFAFMTALIGVALMGVLEAYPAILQGLKAICFAFVLYLAWRILSSSAPDTKGSHRARPLAFLEAAAFQWLNPKAIAMALTTITAYTQQQSVWSILLAAGIFGLINAPCCGVWILLGQSLRRLLQRPAALRLFNAAMASLLVLSMVPMLLNLSS from the coding sequence ATGACTTATGAAACGCTCTTTCCGCTGGCGATTTATGCCTTCTCAGCCTCCATCACCCCCGGCCCCAACAATCTGATGTTGATGTCATCAGGGGCAAATTTCGGCCTTACCCGCACCCTGCCCCATCTGGCCGGAATTGCCTGCGGCTTCGCCTTTATGACGGCGCTCATCGGCGTCGCCTTGATGGGTGTCCTGGAGGCCTATCCGGCTATTCTTCAGGGGCTTAAAGCGATCTGCTTTGCCTTTGTGCTTTATCTGGCATGGCGGATCCTCTCATCGTCAGCGCCAGACACAAAGGGCAGCCACCGTGCCCGCCCGCTGGCCTTTCTTGAGGCTGCGGCCTTCCAGTGGCTCAATCCCAAAGCCATCGCCATGGCGCTGACCACCATCACCGCCTATACCCAACAACAATCTGTCTGGTCAATCCTGTTGGCGGCCGGCATATTCGGCCTGATCAATGCACCTTGCTGCGGGGTCTGGATTCTGCTCGGCCAAAGCTTGCGGCGCCTGTTGCAGCGCCCTGCCGCCTTGCGGCTGTTCAATGCTGCAATGGCGAGCCTGCTGGTCTTGTCCATGGTGCCTATGTTGCTCAATCTGAGTAGTTGA
- a CDS encoding DUF4169 family protein, with amino-acid sequence MSEIINLRQARKARNRQDKEKQAETNRALFGRTKGQKAKDKAEAEKQKRHLDSHKLTDNGSDHPSDNGPEAAT; translated from the coding sequence ATGAGCGAAATCATCAATCTGCGTCAAGCCCGTAAGGCCCGCAATCGGCAGGACAAGGAAAAGCAGGCTGAAACCAACCGCGCGCTGTTTGGCCGCACAAAAGGGCAAAAAGCCAAAGACAAGGCCGAAGCAGAGAAGCAAAAACGCCATTTGGACAGCCACAAGCTGACCGACAACGGTTCGGACCATCCTTCCGACAACGGCCCCGAAGCGGCGACATGA
- the hflK gene encoding FtsH protease activity modulator HflK: MPWSNQNGGGGSGGPWGNGGGGRNGGPWGQGPQKSGPNPPDLEDMIRKGQERLRQAFPGGGGSGGGSLGAKGIGLLALGAVAVWMLTGFYSVKEGELGVELLLGKTSAVSGSGLNYNFPYPVGRTEIVNVEQIREINIGARQFSSSRGTRVQDVPEESLMLTGDENIIDVDFKVQWNISDPAQYLFNVAEPEVAVKQVVESAMREIVGRNTMDEIQTGNRTAVELAVQELSQKMLNDYKAGVSIVEIQLEGVEPPQEVVAAFRDVQAAKADNVRLQNEAQAYANKVVPQAQGQAAQILEAANAYREQTVAEARGQADRFSKVLGEYEKAPEITRKRLYLETMEKVMGQSEKIILDSGGKDGSGVVPYLPLNELTKKAGN, translated from the coding sequence ATGCCTTGGAGCAATCAGAATGGTGGTGGCGGCAGCGGGGGCCCTTGGGGCAACGGCGGCGGCGGACGGAATGGTGGACCATGGGGGCAGGGCCCTCAGAAATCGGGACCCAATCCGCCTGATCTGGAAGACATGATCCGCAAAGGCCAAGAACGACTCCGGCAGGCCTTCCCCGGTGGTGGCGGTTCTGGCGGTGGGTCGCTTGGCGCAAAGGGCATCGGCCTTTTGGCTCTTGGTGCTGTTGCCGTTTGGATGTTGACCGGTTTCTACTCCGTCAAAGAGGGTGAGTTGGGTGTGGAATTGCTGCTCGGCAAGACCTCGGCTGTTTCCGGGTCGGGCCTGAACTACAATTTCCCATATCCTGTTGGCCGCACTGAAATTGTCAATGTGGAGCAGATCCGAGAAATCAATATTGGCGCCCGGCAGTTTTCTTCCTCGCGCGGCACCCGCGTTCAGGACGTGCCAGAAGAAAGCCTGATGCTGACCGGTGATGAAAACATCATCGATGTGGATTTTAAGGTTCAGTGGAATATCAGTGATCCGGCACAATATTTGTTCAATGTCGCGGAACCGGAAGTGGCGGTGAAGCAGGTCGTTGAAAGCGCGATGCGCGAAATCGTTGGCCGCAACACGATGGATGAAATCCAGACCGGTAACCGTACCGCGGTTGAGTTGGCCGTTCAGGAACTCTCCCAGAAAATGCTGAATGACTACAAGGCCGGTGTGAGCATCGTCGAAATCCAGCTTGAGGGTGTCGAGCCACCGCAAGAGGTGGTCGCTGCGTTCCGTGACGTGCAGGCGGCGAAGGCCGATAATGTGCGCTTGCAGAACGAAGCGCAGGCCTATGCCAACAAGGTGGTGCCACAGGCGCAAGGTCAGGCTGCCCAGATTTTGGAAGCTGCCAACGCCTATCGCGAGCAGACGGTTGCCGAAGCACGCGGTCAGGCTGATCGCTTCTCCAAGGTTCTTGGGGAATATGAAAAGGCTCCCGAAATTACCCGTAAGCGTCTTTATCTTGAAACCATGGAAAAGGTCATGGGCCAGTCAGAGAAAATCATTCTCGATAGTGGCGGCAAAGATGGGTCCGGCGTTGTGCCTTACCTGCCTTTGAATGAATTGACCAAGAAAGCGGGGAACTGA
- a CDS encoding protease modulator HflC, with the protein MSFKAILSLAVTALVAIVLFLSVYFVYPQEQAVVTQFGRIVNAERDPGVYFKIPFIQNVEYLDKRARYLELSEREVIASDKKRLIVDSFTRYRIVEPLRFKQRAKVMSNFENQLRTFMDSSLRAAAANFDFQDIVRDKRDDLIEEIRKDINQKTKNFGVEVVDFRVRRADLPKENSEAVYRQMQTERQQEANGIRADGERAALQIRSIADRNATVIIANARRDSEVIRGEGDAQRNGIFAEAYGKNASFFEFYRTMQAYERSLAKGDTRLVLTPDGEFFSYFGGADGAAKPQ; encoded by the coding sequence ATGTCTTTTAAAGCTATTCTTTCCCTTGCCGTGACAGCCCTCGTAGCCATCGTGCTGTTTCTTTCGGTCTATTTTGTCTATCCGCAAGAGCAGGCTGTGGTGACGCAGTTTGGCCGGATCGTCAATGCAGAGCGCGACCCTGGCGTCTATTTCAAGATTCCGTTCATCCAGAATGTGGAATATCTCGACAAGCGTGCCCGTTATCTGGAACTGTCCGAACGTGAAGTTATCGCATCTGACAAGAAGCGCCTGATCGTTGATTCCTTCACCCGTTATCGCATCGTCGAGCCGCTGCGCTTCAAGCAGCGTGCGAAAGTGATGTCCAACTTCGAAAACCAGCTGCGCACCTTCATGGATTCGTCCCTGCGTGCGGCTGCTGCCAACTTCGATTTTCAGGATATCGTTCGTGACAAGCGTGACGATCTGATTGAGGAAATCCGCAAGGACATCAACCAGAAGACCAAGAATTTCGGGGTTGAAGTCGTTGATTTCCGCGTCCGGCGTGCTGACCTGCCAAAGGAAAACTCTGAAGCAGTTTATCGCCAGATGCAGACCGAACGTCAGCAGGAAGCCAACGGTATTCGCGCCGATGGTGAACGTGCTGCCTTGCAGATCCGCTCTATTGCTGACCGTAATGCCACCGTTATCATCGCCAATGCGCGGCGGGATTCTGAGGTTATTCGCGGTGAGGGCGATGCCCAGCGGAACGGTATCTTTGCGGAAGCCTATGGCAAGAATGCCAGCTTCTTCGAGTTTTATCGTACGATGCAGGCCTATGAGCGCAGCCTTGCGAAAGGCGACACCCGCCTGGTGCTGACCCCGGATGGGGAATTCTTCAGCTACTTTGGTGGAGCTGATGGCGCTGCTAAGCCTCAGTAA
- a CDS encoding DUF2065 domain-containing protein produces MSDFLVAIGLVLVLEGLVYAAFPDLMKRMIFEVLTLPSNALRSGGVIAMLIGVVIVYLIRG; encoded by the coding sequence ATGTCTGACTTTCTCGTCGCAATTGGCCTTGTACTGGTTCTCGAAGGGCTGGTTTATGCGGCTTTTCCTGATCTGATGAAGCGCATGATCTTTGAGGTTTTGACCTTGCCGAGCAATGCCTTGCGCTCGGGCGGCGTGATCGCCATGCTGATCGGTGTGGTGATTGTCTATCTGATCCGCGGCTAA
- a CDS encoding dihydrofolate reductase: MVEQKAPKLVFHYAVASNGVIGKDNDMPWHVSSDLKRFKAMTMGKPLIMGRKTFASIGRPLPGRTNIVVTRDPDFSAEGIKVVGDIDAALDRARAIAEAGHVDEIAVIGGGSIYNALWERADRLYVTHIEAEPDGDTFLPAIDAAQWQQISIEDPVQGEKDSAPMRFAIYERRI, from the coding sequence ATGGTGGAGCAAAAGGCACCAAAGCTGGTTTTTCATTATGCGGTCGCCAGCAATGGGGTGATCGGCAAGGACAATGATATGCCCTGGCATGTCTCAAGCGACTTGAAGCGCTTCAAGGCGATGACCATGGGCAAGCCGCTGATCATGGGCCGCAAGACCTTTGCCTCGATTGGGCGACCCTTGCCGGGGCGGACCAACATTGTCGTGACCCGCGATCCTGATTTCTCCGCCGAAGGCATCAAGGTGGTCGGTGATATCGACGCCGCGCTCGATAGGGCGCGGGCGATTGCTGAAGCCGGACACGTGGATGAAATCGCGGTGATTGGCGGCGGTTCAATTTATAATGCGCTCTGGGAGCGGGCGGATCGGCTTTATGTCACCCATATCGAGGCGGAACCTGATGGGGATACATTCCTGCCTGCGATTGATGCGGCACAGTGGCAGCAGATCAGCATTGAAGACCCGGTGCAGGGGGAAAAAGACAGCGCACCGATGCGCTTTGCCATATATGAGCGGCGCATATAG
- a CDS encoding thymidylate synthase yields the protein MQAYLDLLQHILDTGVDKGDRTGTGTRSVFGYQMRFDLAEGFPLLTTKKLHLRSIIHELLWFLSGDTNIAYLKANKVRIWDEWADENGDLGPVYGHQWRSWPARDGGSIDQISQLIHQIKTNPNSRRLMVSAWNPADVDQMALPPCHCLFQFYVANGRLSCQLYQRSADVFLGVPFNIASYALLTMMVAQVCDLQPGDFVHSFGDTHLYSNHFEQAREQLTRSPRALPTMRINPDRKDIFSFTFEDFELVDYDPYPHIAAPVAV from the coding sequence ATGCAGGCCTATCTCGATCTCTTGCAGCATATTCTTGACACTGGCGTCGACAAGGGCGACAGAACCGGAACCGGCACACGCTCGGTCTTCGGCTATCAAATGCGCTTTGATCTGGCTGAAGGCTTTCCGCTGCTGACGACCAAGAAGCTGCATCTGCGCTCGATCATCCATGAATTGCTGTGGTTTCTGTCAGGCGACACCAATATCGCCTATCTGAAAGCCAACAAGGTTCGGATTTGGGATGAGTGGGCTGATGAGAATGGCGATCTTGGGCCGGTCTATGGCCATCAATGGCGCTCCTGGCCCGCGCGGGACGGCGGCTCGATCGATCAGATCAGCCAGTTGATCCATCAGATCAAGACCAATCCGAACAGTCGCCGCCTGATGGTGAGCGCATGGAACCCGGCGGATGTGGATCAGATGGCCTTGCCGCCCTGCCATTGTCTTTTCCAGTTCTATGTGGCCAATGGCCGTCTGTCCTGTCAGCTCTATCAGCGCTCGGCGGATGTGTTTCTGGGGGTGCCGTTCAATATCGCGTCCTATGCGCTGTTGACCATGATGGTCGCGCAGGTTTGCGATTTGCAGCCGGGGGATTTCGTCCATTCCTTTGGCGATACCCATCTTTATTCCAACCATTTCGAACAGGCGCGTGAGCAGCTGACCCGGTCGCCTCGGGCTTTGCCGACCATGCGAATCAATCCCGATCGGAAGGATATTTTCAGCTTCACCTTTGAGGATTTCGAGCTGGTTGATTACGATCCCTATCCGCATATTGCGGCGCCTGTGGCGGTATAA
- a CDS encoding Lrp/AsnC family transcriptional regulator codes for MDQFDEQILRELKRDGRMTHTELGKRVGLSASAVLRRVQDLEKKGVITGYRAVIDPAKIGNSFVALIGVGLKDHTKASQEAFERSITAAREVTECHNITGTIEYMLRVEVADMAAYKRFHTDVLGALPQVTSITSYAVMASPKDERG; via the coding sequence ATGGATCAATTCGATGAACAAATCTTGCGTGAATTGAAGCGCGATGGCCGAATGACGCATACCGAGCTGGGCAAGCGGGTCGGGCTGTCAGCCTCAGCTGTTTTGCGCCGGGTGCAGGATCTGGAGAAGAAGGGGGTGATCACCGGCTATCGGGCCGTGATTGATCCGGCCAAGATTGGCAACAGCTTTGTGGCGTTGATCGGGGTGGGATTGAAGGATCACACCAAGGCATCGCAGGAGGCTTTTGAGCGTTCAATCACCGCAGCGCGGGAAGTGACCGAATGCCACAATATCACCGGCACAATCGAATATATGCTGCGGGTCGAGGTTGCGGATATGGCGGCCTACAAACGGTTTCACACAGATGTGCTGGGGGCGCTGCCTCAGGTGACGTCCATTACCAGCTATGCGGTGATGGCGTCTCCCAAGGATGAACGCGGATAG
- a CDS encoding ClpXP protease specificity-enhancing factor SspB: MSEDLIRYDILAQDALRGVVKTVLTEVARTGLPGEHHFYITFNTQAQGVRISPRLLEKYPEDMTIVLQHQFWDLQANEQAIEIGLSFDGIPEKLYIPYTAIITFIDPSVHFSLQFEVTGEMEDEDEDYDGELILPMDDADDSIIAVMSPNEQSGDLEPSEGEDSDEDSSDDAEKSDNSEGAEVVSLDAFRKK; encoded by the coding sequence ATGAGCGAAGACCTGATCCGGTACGACATTCTCGCACAGGATGCACTCAGAGGTGTGGTGAAAACCGTACTGACTGAGGTGGCGCGCACTGGCCTGCCCGGTGAACATCATTTCTACATCACCTTCAACACCCAGGCACAGGGCGTTCGCATTTCCCCACGTCTTTTGGAAAAATATCCAGAAGATATGACCATTGTCCTGCAACACCAATTCTGGGATCTGCAGGCCAACGAACAGGCCATCGAAATCGGTTTGTCTTTTGATGGCATTCCGGAAAAGCTCTATATCCCCTACACTGCGATCATCACCTTCATTGACCCGTCGGTGCATTTCTCGTTGCAATTCGAAGTCACCGGAGAAATGGAAGACGAAGATGAAGACTATGACGGCGAGCTGATCCTGCCTATGGATGATGCGGATGATAGCATCATCGCGGTCATGTCTCCCAATGAGCAAAGTGGGGACCTTGAGCCGTCCGAGGGTGAGGACAGCGACGAAGACTCATCAGACGACGCTGAAAAATCAGACAATTCTGAAGGGGCAGAAGTCGTCTCCCTTGATGCCTTCCGCAAGAAATAG